tataaagaaaattggACGATTCTCaagtaccatgaaaaagagtttaacatacattaatacaaatgtataatgtgattagaaattttaaaacaacactaaagattataggcttcagtatataaatcatttactaaaattcaatatttttgtagtgtTTAACACTtatgttttgagaaaatttcaaaaaaaatatgacaatattgttttaatgcatagttgcatcctggactaacatatgatgatgtttaaagagatTTAGAGCCTTGTTGTGcgcgtttttcaagaaaatagcgactttatagtggttattccacagatttagggagtattatgaagttttactaaattaattgataaaaaaaaaataatgattcccatataccatgaaagatagtctaacatacattaatacaaatgtataatgtggttagaaatttttaaacaacactaaaatgtttaggtttcagtatatagagcgtttaacataaaactcaatattttcgtaggggttaatagattgattttgagaaaaattcaaaaattcaagaaatataaaaatattgctttaatgcatagttgcatcatgtactaatatatggtgatggtcaaagaggtttgaaacctttgttgtctttattTCTCTAGAtgatagcgattttataacggttagtccactaatttagggagtatatgaaattttactaaattattttaaaaaaaattgaacgttgctcatgtaccatgaaagagagtttaccatagattaatacaaatgtagaatgtggttagaaattttaaaacaacactaaagattatagggttaagtatataaagcatttaccaaaattcaatattttgtagtggttaacgcatagattttggaaaatttcaaaaaatatgacaatattgttttaatgcatagttgcatcctacactagtatatgatgatgttgaaagaggtttagagcctttgttgtgtccgtttttcaagaaaatagcgatttgtagtggttattccactgatttagatagtattatataagttttactaattaattgataaaaaataagaatgATTCTCATATCctataaaagagagtttaacatgcattaatacaaatttaaaatgtcgttagaaaatttagaacaacaataaaaagtataagtttCAGTGTATAGAGCtattaacgtaaaactcaatattttcgtaggggttaacatctagattttgagaaaaattcaaaaacataacaatattgcttttaatgcatattttcctcgtgtactaatatatgatgatggtcaaagatgttttgaacctttgttgtcttcatttctctagagaatagtgattttctaatggttagtccactaatttagggagtatatgaaattttactaaattaatttttaaaagaattaaacgatactcatgtaccatgaaagatagtttaacatagattaatacaaatgtagaatgtggttagaaattttaaaacaacactaaggattatagggttcagtatataaatcatttaccaaaattcaatattttgtgggggtgcatagttgcattctacactaatatatgatgcttttgaaagaggtttagagcctttgttgtgtccgtttttcaagaaaatagcaattttgtagtggttattccgctgatttagataatattacgaagttttactaattaattgataaaaaaaattagaacgattctGATacaccataaaagagagtttaacaaacattaatacaaatttagaatgtcgttagaaaatttagaacaacaataaaaagtataagtttcagtatatagagcgtttaacgtaaaactcaatatttccgtaggggttgttaacagatagattttgagagaaattcaaaaaatacaacaatatttctttaatgcaTAGCCTCTTGTACtgatatatgatgatggtcaaagagatttggaagctttgttgtcttcatttctctagagaataacgattttataatggttagtccactaatttagggagtatatgaaatttttactaaattaatttataaaaaaaattgaacgatgtccatgtaccatgaaagagagtttagcatacattaatacaaatgtaaaatatggttagaaattttaaaacaacactataaattttagaaacccttcttttgttggacttTGTGCGCACCattcaatccatcagttctcactTTTTTGGCGTtttttggcgagttcatatctCTAATTTAGGGTGTATCCGTATCACTCCCCCTCTCTCtcatgctctctctctctcccgatCGCATGCTCTCTCGCCCCGCCCGCTCTCTCCCAGCCCTCTCTCTCGCCCCGCcccatctctctctttctcctcaccctctctctctctccgcccgCCTCATCTCTCCCCCCCTCTTCCGCTCTCTCAACCCACGCTCTCTCTCTCATCCCCTTCCCCCCTCTCTCTACCTCCCTCCCCCTTCTCTCAGCTCTCTCTCCCCCCTCTCCCGCTCTCATCACCCCTTCACTCTCCCCTCGTCCCCCCGCCCACCcgctctcccccccccccccccctctctctcccccccccccctctctcgccccctctcctctcctctctctctcctctcttctctccctctcccgctctctctctctccctcctctctctctcccccccctctctctctcctccctcCCCCCTATCCTCCTCTCTCCTCCCCTCcccttcccccttctctcccGTCTCCTCCCCTCCTTCTctccctcctctctctctcccacTCCTCCTCTCTCTCCCCCTCCCcttcctctccctctccctccgtctctccctctctccgcttctctctctccctccccgcttcctctctctcctctcctctctcgCCTCCCCCCCTTCCTCCTCTCCCCTCCCCCCttccccctccccccccccctctctCTCCCCCTCTTCCTCCTTCTCTCTCCCCTcgctctctccctctctctcctgCCCCCTCTCTCCTTCCTCTTCCCTCTCCGTCTCTCTCTTCCCCCTCTCTATCTCGCCCACCTCTCTCCTCTTCCTCCATCTctctccccctctctctctctctcatcccctccctctctctcctctctctctcctcttcccTCGTCTCCTCGTCCCTCTCTCCCAAACCCTCCTCTCCTCTCCCGCCCTCTCTCTCCCGGGCGGGCCGCTCTCCCCGGGCCAGGCCCGCTCTCCCTCCTACTCCCCGCCTCTCCCGTGGCCAccgctctctctctcccccgCTCCCCCCGTTTGCCCTccgctctctctctcccccctcctctctcatctcctctccctctcccacctctctctcctctctcccctctcgtccctctctctctcctccttcttcTCTCCGCTCATCcctcctctccctctctctctctctctcctccgcgCTATTCcacctctctcctctctctctctcaccgtgCGCATCTCCcgctctttctctctctctcctctcggTCCCTCTCTCTCCTGGTCTcccttctctctcctctctctctcccctctcctcttcctctctcctccctccccctctctctcctctccctcCCCCTCCTCCCCCTCCCcctccccctctctctctttcccgctctctctctccctcccccccccctctctctatctctcatacacacacatacatacacacatacatacatacatataagtttgaaaaaaaaaagagaaatttggTAAAAGCATCATCGTTCCTTcggcaaaagaagaagaagcctggGGGTATGATCGCCGACTTCTTGTTGTCTCTGGCAACAAGCTCTAACAGCTGAACCACAGATCTTAGAAATCAGACAAATGAATTTcgctaaacaaaaaaatcagatCTGAATCGAGAGACTTAACTTCTTCAGCAGCGAGAGGTACTCGAGCGATTCTCCCGACGGGGAATTGGAGAACCGGCTTTGATCGATTTCGAAACCGGTTTGGTCTCTGGGCGGTGGTTTCTCCATTGCACAGAAATGAGATTGAAAGATTTACAGAGAGAGCTTTAGTGTAAGAAAGGTTGGAGATTtgtattcttcttcttcggtgttttttttttaataggcGTTGTTGATCAGACATCGATAtaattggagaagaagaaaggaggagAGGAAataatggtttggttttgttgtcTGATTATAGTGTGTTTTGAGTTCGGTTTTGTTGTCTGATTAAAGTGTTTATGTGTCTTGGTGTGTTGCATATTTATAGAGAAGCTACAACGGCTATATTTCTCTCAAGTTTTGAGTCGGTTTCGATCGCCACAAACGCGTGCGTGCGTGCGTGCGGTTCTCTCCTAACGGTAATAATTTTGGAATCGAACCGGTCTTGCAACGACCTAAACCGGTCTTGCGAGTTCTTCTCGAAGTTATTGTTTCTTTGCATATATTaactgatgaagaagaagacgagaaaTGACTTCTTAATCTAAAAAGACAGATCTTTGCTTCTTGTTTTTCCACTTCTAGACAATTTGCGGGGTTGAACATGAAGCAAACACATTAATTATGCAATAATACCGCATACTCGGTTATGTGGAGTTTCAAATTCACGTAAAAATAAAcagcttcttttttttgctcAAAGTAGACAAgactaaaaagaaaacaagtgaACAAGAATCCTCCAACAGCTTCTATTTACAGAGAAAGATCCCCCAAAGAGAGTATGCTTGCTAGTTGCTACTACTCAGATCTTTGCATTCACTTTGCTGTGAATCCTGTCTCCTGTACCCTGTGGCAATAAACTTATACATCAAGTGGATGTCCTTCGCCACTGTTTCTTGCTTTTCATCTGGCTCAACTTGAAAGGGCTCCAGCTTTTCCTGCGTTTTGAGGTCTCGCAAAACAGACCAGAAGCAAGAGCTTGTTGAAGCCACAGCTCAAACTCCTCTTCGTCCTCATCCATCATCTCCACGTCTAGATCCCATGGGAACCTACTCGAGTTTGACCTCTGCGTTGTCTTCTCTAACCCAACCATGTTCACATGAAAGCTTGGCCTATGCGTGTTTGGTCTACACGCCATTCCCTGTTTATTCATCAAagtcaaaaatcaaaaacatgTTCATGTAAAATCTCAATCATCTTTCGCATAGAGATAAGAGAGAAACAGACCTGACATATGGCCCACTCTGAGACGTCAAAGATCTTGCTCTCCGCACAAACAAAAGCGCGTGGTATCTCAATCTTCAAGgacatgaaaaaaaacaaagtggTTAAGCTAAACCAAAACAAGATCTTCCATCATTACAAGCAACAAAGCTACTAACCTTATGTGCTCTCTCAAAGGGTAATGTCCCTTTGAGTTCAACCCACCCATCTCCATCTTTGGCTTGATGATATTGACCACAATCCTACATTTTTGTTTAACAGATTAAATTATCTGAAAAAAGAGcatttaaataacaaaagaaTGGTTTTGATTTAAATCACCTTGCACCATCTTGCCTTTGCTTTAGTCCTACTGGTGCATACCCATATGTGTGAATTGCCACATTTTGTACAATGTATCCGTCTCGACTCTTCTGCTCTATAACCAGCACCACTctgcaaatgaaaaaaaaagaaaagtctgACAAACACACACCAAAAAAAGATACTACAGAGAAGCTTAAAGGAAAGTAACTAAACCTGATGTGAAGAAGCATGAGATGTCTGACAAACACTCCTGGTCCTAGACTCTTCTTTTCTTAATTGCTCATCGTAATCTCTCTTCTTTACAATATCAGAAAGAACCTgaggaaacaaaacaaaaacaagttcaAGCCTTTACATGTCACCAAGAACATAAACATCAACATTCCTACCTCGTAAGCACATTGAAGCTTCTTGAATGATTCACTAGCCAAAGGACTTCCCATATTTTTATCAGGATGAACCAACATTGCCTAGAAACAAACCAACATACTCTCTCATTAACCTTCACATAAACTGCATTAAAGAATTGGAAACAAAGAACCAAACCTTCTTTCTATACTCTTTCTTAAGCACAGCGTCATCAATCTTCTTATGCCTTGAAAACCCCAACGCTTCATAATGATTCACGCTCTTCAGTATCCTCTTCATTTCATCAGCTGACGAACTTGTATCCACTTTGACCATCTTAACACTAGTAATCTCCTTCACGGTGTTAACAACAGTTGTAGTAGGAGCAGTTGGTTCAGCTGATGACTTATTCTCGTGAACCTTTTTCtctgtctcttcttcttcttcttcgacagGAACTGAAGGATACTCAAATTCCCCTGGATAGTCTTCTTCTATAATCGTTTCTTCAGACTTCTTTGGCTCCTCAGGTTGTGGCTTTTCGCTTAGATTGTCACACCATTGAAGAAGACAGTTTAATACATCGTTGGACAAGAAGGCAAGATTCATTGAGAGCAGAACTCCAAGCCATCCGAGTCTGACTTTGACACAGTACATCGCATATCCAGCAGCCATTAGAACCACCAGACGGGCATGGTTTAAGGAGAATAAATAgcctgaaatataaaaaaaactagagaaaTTAACATCATGTAAAATAGTATAGATCATGAATACTATAAGACTCATTGACCAATAACCTGAAAAGCTACCCCAACAAACTAATCTTCTCCTAAATTGgtcaatgttcaaaaaatcgcTAGGCGGTGATTAGACCGTTTCTATGCCGAGTTTCATtcagaccgatttttagaacactaaTTGTGGTTGTGTTGTATAACAGTAAAAGAGCatgaaaaatcgaaaacttGCCTCCAACTATGAACAATGTTCCGGTGATCCAAAAGTTTGCATACATCCATAATATCAAAATACCAAACAGTCCTACAATAAAGAGCCCAGGAGTGCAACCCAAGTTCACAACAACAGCTGCAGCTGCTCCCTGCATAATATTCAATTCAATACAATATATCAAACACAACCAAATCTACAATGTAGTGTAGTatcaaaaaaaacttcagaatCAGTTTTGTTAGTAAACGTGACAATCCTATTCAAagatctaaaatctaaaaaaagaaAGGAGTTAAGAGTGTAAAGACAATACCATACTGAGGAGAACATAGAGCAAGCAAGACAAGGAAGTCAAGCTAAGGAAGCAACTCCACATGATCAGAAGCAAAGCAGCTGAGCCCAACTTAGCACTGCATCGGAAACCCCTCAAGATACAATCTTTCCAGTAAAGAATCCCCAGACGAAGCATCCCTAACAGCTTCCCACACCCACTGCACACCAATGGCCAGTGACGCTCCACAATATTAGGTTATGGAATGCTTAAATATTATTATCACGTAATGTGTACATATATATGAGAGTACATGATCAAATAAGGAAGGTAATATACAGCACTAAAGAGAGAGACGTTAGTGCATAATCCTAGGAAGTCTAATATATACTTTCTATATCTCTTACACACCCCCACAAGACGGACGGTCGGGAGAGAGTCCGATCTTGAGCATCAGTCTTTCAAATGCAGGTCGAGGAAGAGGCTTTGTAAGAAGATCGGCAAGTTGATCATGGCTGGAGACATGGGAGACTCGAAGTTGACCTGCTTGTATGTATTGTCGAACAAAATGATAATCTAATGCCAAGTGCTTCATGCGGGAGTGAAATACGGGGTTTGCGGCTAAGTAGGTGGCACCAATATTATCACAGTAAATGACTGGTAGGGTAGGAGATTTGATCCCAAGCTCAGTGAGGAGTGAAGCTACCCAGCACACTTCTGCAGTAGTAGAAGCGAGAGACCTGTATTCGGCTTCTGTCGAGGAGCGTGACACGCCACTCTGTTTCTTGGAGGACCATGCGATAGGGTTACGGCCAAGGTAGACAATGTACGCACCAGTGGAGGTATAATCATCCTTGTTtccagcccaatcagcgtcTGTAAATGCATGAAGAGATGGAGTGTTGTTGGCATGAAGGCGGATGCCTTTGGTCATAGTACCAGCAAGATATCTGAGGATTCTTTTGACTGCATTCCAGTGTTCATCGGTCGGTTTGTGCATGTATTGAGACATCTTGTTGACTGGAAAAGAAATGTCCGGTCTGGTGAGAGAGAGATATTGGAGACTGCCAACAACTGCTCGGTACTCAGTAGGATCGGCTAGAGGAATTCCAGAAAACAGAGTAATAGGTGTAGTGGAGCACATTGGCGTAGCAGTAGGTTTGCAACTCTCCATCTTTGTCCTATGAAGTAAATCTGCAATATAGCGAGTTTGAGTTAGTAGCATGCCTGTAGAGGATCTCGTTACTTCTATACcaagaaaaaaagatagatCATCCAAGTCTTTAAGAGAAAAACGTTGAGATAGGGAGGAGATAAACTGGGACAAATGTGATTGACTGTTGCCAGTTACTATTAAATCATCCACATAAACAAGCATATAAAGAAGAACTCCCTGTTTTCTGTATATGAATAATGAAGCATCAGCCACGGAATTAAAGAATCCCGCCTGTAGAAGAAACTGCTTGAGCTCATTATACCAAGCTCGGGGAGCTTGTTTGAGCCCATAAATGGCTTTGCGAAGTCTGCAGACTGCATTGGGGTTGTCTTTGTTGATGAACCCTGGTGGTTGtgccatatatacttcatcTTTGAGTGtgccttgtaagaaagcattgtTGACATCAAGTTGGCGGATGGGCCAGTTTGAGGAAACCGCAGTGCCTAATACTGTCCGGATGGTGGCTGGTTTAACTACGGGACTGAAGGTGTCATGGTAGTCAATTCCCGGCTTTTGTGTGAAGCCTTTGGCGACTAGTCGAGCTTTGTATCTAGCAATAGTCCCATCCGGATTTctcttgattgtgaatatccatttgcAACCTACAACATTAAAACGAGAATCATCAGTCAAGTTCTCAAGATCCCAAGTATGATTACCAATTTGAGCATCGTATTCATCAGTCATGGCTTTCCGCCAGTGGGGACTCTTTAGAGCTTGAGCAACTGTTGTAGGTGGTGTTTCCGTTGTTTGAACCACTTTGGTGTGAAGATTCAGCTTTTGGACCGGTTTGCGAGGACGAGTGCTCTGTCTGGTCGGAGGAAGAGGACGATCTTGCGGAGGTTGCTGTGGGTTTGGTGGAGCAGGATCCGCTGAAGTTGTTGTCTGTGGCGTAGTGGTAGTAGACATGGGGTTTGTCATGTCAGGCAGTGTCGAAGACGGTTCTGGAGGAGCCTGTGTGGGATGCGTATGTCCTTCTTGTGGTGGAGGAACAGAACCTGCAGGATTAGTATGTATAGACACAAGCTTGACAGGAGGGTAAGTTGGAGTATCCATATCATCAGTATCATCAGACTCAAGATGCACAGGTagagaaaaaggaaaaacatgTTCATGGAAGACTACATGTCTGGACGTGTAAATCCGAGACGTTGCTCTATCTAAACAAAAATATGCACTTTGTGTAATAGAGTAGCCTAAAAAGACACAAGGTGTTGATTTGGCATCCAACTTATGAGATGTGTAAGGTCGGAGCCAAGGAAAACATAAACATCCAAATACTCTCAGCTTTTGAAAATTTGGACTATGTCCATGAAGAGTTTGAAAAggatttttaaactctaaagcCGAGGAAGGCATTCTGTTAATCAAGTAAACAGCCGCTGCAAACGCAAATGTCCAATAGGACCGTGGCATCGATGCATGAGACAGGAGGGAAAGTCCTGTTTCAACAATATGTCGATGACGACGTTCTGCGATGCCATTATGTTCTGGTGTATGCGGCGGGCTTGTCATATGAGAAATGCCATGTTTTGCCAAAAAATCTCGCAGTCCAATATATTCACCCCCATTGTCAGTGTATAAGGTTCTTAGCTTGGTTTGAAATCGATTTTCAACCAATGCTTTAAACCGAGTGAAAACATCAAAGACTTGCGATTTAAGCTTTAAAGGATACAACCATGTGTATCTAGTGTAGTGATCTACAAAAATAACGTAATATTTGAAACCATCAACTGAAATTATAGGAGATGTCCAAACATCTGAAAACACTACATCTAGAGGTTGAGAAGAACGAAGAGTAGAGTTTTGAAAAGGTAACTTATGCATTTTATTAATCGAACAAGCATTGCATGGCTGAGCCATTAAAGCGTTTGAAACAAGAGGTAACTGAAATTGAGAAACTACTTTTTGAAGAATTGAAAAAGCTGGATGTCCCAAACGGGAATGCCAATCCGACAAGGTTGTCTTCACGGCAGAAGCAAATGCAAGAGAAGGTTTCGATGAGTTTGAGTGTGGCCAATGGTACGTTCCATCTCTAGGTTTCCCTTCGAGACGTAGTGTCCCTGTGTCCAAGTCCCTCACCTGAAAGAACGTTGGGGTAAAAGTAACAGAAACACTATTAGCAGTACACAATTGAAAAACagagattaaatttttttcaagagCAGGAACACATAAAactttatttaaaaagaaaggTCGAGTATATGAGGGAAGTGAGAGGGAACCAGAGTGAGAGATGTTGAGGCCTGAACCATCTCCAAGTAACACACCATCACCACCACTGTATGGATTGTGGAGCGATAGGTTTGCTAAGTCAGAGGTCATATGGTGAGACGCCCCGGAGTCAAGTAACCATGTGGAGGAGTCAGACATCATGGCAGGATTAGCCGTCGGTGGCCATTGCTGAAATGGTGAAACATTGTTCCATGGACCGTTATTCCTCTGTGGAGTGTGCGCCTGTTGATTTGGTGCAGGACCACGGACGATATGAAACTGAG
This Brassica napus cultivar Da-Ae chromosome C6, Da-Ae, whole genome shotgun sequence DNA region includes the following protein-coding sequences:
- the LOC125589187 gene encoding uncharacterized protein LOC125589187, whose product is MLRLGILYWKDCILRGFRCSAKLGSAALLLIMWSCFLSLTSLSCLLYVLLSMGAAAAVVVNLGCTPGLFIVGLFGILILWMYANFWITGTLFIVGGYLFSLNHARLVVLMAAGYAMYCVKVRLGWLGVLLSMNLAFLSNDVLNCLLQWCDNLSEKPQPEEPKKSEETIIEEDYPGEFEYPSVPVEEEEEETEKKVHENKSSAEPTAPTTTVVNTVKEITSVKMVKVDTSSSADEMKRILKSVNHYEALGFSRHKKIDDAVLKKEYRKKAMLVHPDKNMGSPLASESFKKLQCAYEVLSDIVKKRDYDEQLRKEESRTRSVCQTSHASSHQSGAGYRAEESRRIHCTKCGNSHIWVCTSRTKAKARWCKDCGQYHQAKDGDGWVELKGTLPFERAHKIEIPRAFVCAESKIFDVSEWAICQGMACRPNTHRPSFHVNMVGLEKTTQRSNSSRFPWDLDVEMMDEDEEEFELWLQQALASGLFCETSKRRKSWSPFKLSQMKSKKQWRRTST